The following proteins come from a genomic window of Nothobranchius furzeri strain GRZ-AD chromosome 1, NfurGRZ-RIMD1, whole genome shotgun sequence:
- the golgb1 gene encoding golgin subfamily B member 1 isoform X3 has product MDPDTPEDAMERLAHLEQLVVQLKELIRDKDTQLIQKNSELTSKDAQLKNEREEAEARFTKLKLQAKAKMVSLNKQITELKGQGGATPSPDGSFTEAAAAVEEELQELRNKLSEEEANNKELKEQLQVTQQLLQEKEASLKEQLRVLQAVVCEKDVRFQEQIQKHEEELQRVTSQGQNDGDLQQALQSTQQRCEELQEALSSRSQELEMLQQEVSSADQQKQILTAQFRQMEQELKDAVELREEARQQASRAEAELAALRTNVEALEKEVARQESELFSVREAELAFQQALEKERMEVTRLEAELALVKEAELVAIQAQKDSSDKYQAEIIQLESELASVREAESVARQDTLERDKSEVEKLEKELESLREERRRTQRANEILAEIWKPLCSLAVESVPEEVPDPPDLSLILDTLQSVETQLTQLREECSEKSERCVQLTQNLETVQEQLEKKTAEQEEAAAKIQQLEQQVLMTSERSEVPESSQDSTETEKADVVMLEHQLLERDNELAALQESLTLAADGGSRGASSSEEDFVQRPDQDSITPPTQAAAVLSDFIEDSQEEEATLVAEDTSVLSISADAESSPELIGHQSESPEESKGTSSDEMVTSSDSEVVHNSWTLLEAVNQEGGQEWPSVPQDFGQSWVTTSMEQEISTVQSESSSVVIGETVEVHSTQQSSSSDVTMSSGVFAHALAEELQKRYSELLEEVQRLKDAAVESQEKIWSLKEETRFLAVAREEAEAQARDSARELESAREEVKNRVQQNSSMVEKHGVEAQLQQEQIDALNGEVVCKEQKIQTLLQTLSEQESEARMLSAQLEDREMLYSELERKFQDMENSMLEYSQTSELSNESMSKKDSEISELHLRLSQREEEVRELNDMSAKLLQAEEEKFQIKSEVSKLREQIMELEKVRDDTKAATPEPADHPDDELVSLRKEKEELESQLTTTKKKLQAALVQRKELMKKVGEFEKEAHERREKSQTSPEDEPQSEKSKEHETQDVEAQLVELKESLRSKEEVVQKLEEKINHQDQVLSETLALNEKLTQEAENSQQAEKSPEASALQSQVSSLEAEIEALQKKLHEAQESRKETIRKAKEKDRHHREQMKQQKEEYGELTDRYEVQSGEKEALLEKLAELEIKISSESENVPQEELKIGTGRSAVNDWVQEDWVDFVSSEVSSSQPRSSGPGPHPSTPPGDHSAQIEESPNALREEIEIVRQANTKLEQQLHETRASLSLKEAQLLEKANELQALREKEKQIYTLSEEINNLREKYHQAESCAETLRSEMEAAAKTSSESSITALQAEVEDFRQFLDDKNREILELSQQLGEQSSLIRSMHDTVSQKDQLIASLQEELKAEQEKTQKLEAESPQKQEGDDKAKVQQLQRKLQAALVSRKDALKENKSLKDQLASAEKAVDGLQQKIDSAEEELENLKSERVRLIEEVDQTLLENQSLGSSCESLKLAMEGIISEKDACKREVELAKEEAAKVCAEWEEKVMGMKEEYETLLKSYENVSDEAERVRKVLEAARQERQELAAKVRSHEAVRHEAERQAEDAQKEVESVKDKMRKFAKTKQQKILELEEENERLREEQEKSVTKRDNAALKAEAERLQDEAGALKAELEATKAERDSLEQQIEDLKEQLTHTVERNQEMSETPLNHAAVIEEVVTVQRSDTIMTTTERVERKETQENQIVAATETHSQHAEADRTDNDQTLVETREIGAEKELWHEREAELQAELASLKQDLQETKERASLFEKCLLECKEREKGLSEDSSKRETQFKELLTSLESEKDNLEERLMNQLAQLNGSIASYQQEAADNREQLTEVQREVERLERERAELEAEAQSETDRAARLEEDMRQARRERAEAVAESGKQRELEQQLRSAQRVKEGSQSRTRQLEELLREKQLEVRQLQKDCIRYQERISELGKEAKALQLGQEELRRKLEQTQQENSKTSHNLKQAEEEMVGCKAQLAEAHKRAQEVSAAKMAIEQSIQQREATLKAEAEQTLDSVRFRLGAELKEMELRLEEADAEREKEEEATLEARQMAETAEKRAQEMKARLDESLARLAAFSRSMSSLQDDRDRVLDEARQWESRFNSTLQGKEAEVREAETRARELADQLQKESALKEELQFLVNGLQKAGEDWQLRLEEKENKATENQAALEQERMKLDQTTAELLSAQSEARSLKTEAESQLQRVRALEEAVGQLQGEVDQARAELREREAEERRLCLNVEQLETDLRSSKVLTENLQTELHEKEKREVELLGEIEHAVARATEEARKEADSRAQGAEEELEQRRAEVCDLGEKLRKAEEEGNNRKTKLDSFTKAMGSLQDDRDRVLNMYKQLEEKHIQVILEKDGLIQEAAGENNSLKEELRALLVQRDDLYAEKAKLSAQLHGYRDELNQVLSMKDSQHKRLLAAQRERIASLEKEHEELESQLKSLSRARQEETGQRVENESLSRASNVGSAAQATDAPGAEVEKLREQLQKERAEKEALEERLSRERHEQESQSKELAELRWEGGVMRTESESAQERVAELARDLLTVEQRLLQETETTKHLRAENLSFSKAMASLQDSRDQALHKVRELSLKLETSQAGGQAAHSSPGGSTGEVWGLKNALQALQNDRERLLEQFETQTAELKKHKSELARLGAGELIKVSKELFEEKTKNKDLLGVLTQLENAVEMGKREVETLRLEQVDWMAQAEQLKQQTLATLTEKDQQLWQLTSMLEEARAQKPKLQPERLQREGTEELDGAPGAPQERGSFAYIAEVKELQQRLEEETQQRLVVEEQLMATQDRLKRHSQTTWHSAHEGDSSETAVFIEPPEGAVTRTRRGGPSLMRMLRVAFCSRQRTPLLLSLYLLTVHVLLLLCLGGYL; this is encoded by the exons ATGGACCCTGACACTCCCGAGGACGCCATGGAGAGACTGGCTCACCTAGAACAGCTGGTGGTCCAGCTGAAGGAGCTCATACGAGACAAAGACACACAGCTCATTCAGAAGAACTCAGAGCTGACCAGCAAAGATGCACAGCTCAAG AACGAACGAGAAGAAGCCGAGGCTCGCTTCACTAAACTCAAACTCCAAGCTAAAGCCAAGATGGTTTCACTCAACAAACAGATAACTGAATTGAAAGGCCAAGGAGGAGCAACG CCGAGTCCGGACGGCTCTTTCACCGAAGCTGCTGCTGCAGTTGAGGAGGAGCTTCAAGAGCTGAGAAACAAGCTGAGTGAGGAGGAGGCCAACAACAAGGAGCTTAAGGAGCAACTCCAAGTGACCCAACAGCTGCTTCAAGAGAAGGAGGCCTCTCTTAAAGAGCAG ctGAGAGTGTTGCAGGCTGTGGTGTGTGAGAAGGATGTCCGCTTCCAGGAGCAGATTCAGAAACATGAAGAGGAGCTGCAGAGGGTCACCTCTCAGGGTCAGAATGATGGCGATCTGCAGCAG gctctgcagtcgACCCAGCAGCGATGTGAAGAGCTTCAAGAGGCCTTAAGCTCTCGCTCACAAGAGCTAGAGATGCTGCAGCAGGAAGTGAGCAGCGCTGATCAGCAAAAACAG ATCTTGACAGCTCAGTTCCGGCAGATGGAGCAGGAGTTGAAAGATGCCGTCGAGCTGAGGGAGGAGGCGAGGCAGCAGGCCAGTAGGGCGGAGGCAGAACTAGCAGCTCTAAGAACCAACGTGGAGGCCCTGGAAAAGGAGGTGGCAAGGCAGGAAAGCGAGCTGTTTTCCGTGAGAGAAGCAGAGCTCGCTTTTCAGCAGGCTTTGGAGAAGGAGAGGATGGAAGTCACCAGACTGGAGGCAGAACTGGCCCTGGTGAAGGAAGCAGAGCTTGTAGCCATCCAAGCACAGAAAGATTCCTCAGATAAATACCAGGCAGAGATCATTCAGCTGGAAAGTGAACTAGCATCAGTGAGAGAAGCAGAATCTGTAGCCAGACAGGACACTTTAGAAAGAGACAAGTCCGAGGTTGAAAAGCTGGAGAAAGAACTGGAAAGCCTCAGGGAGGAGAGACGACGCACGCAGAGGGCGAATGAGATTCTAGCTGAAATTTGGAAACCTCTATGCTCTCTTGCTGTTGAATCTGTGCCAGAGGAAGTCCCTGACCCCCCTGACCTTTCCTTGATCCTGGACACTCTGCAGTCTGTAGAGACTCAGCTGACACAGCTGAGAGAGGAATGCAGTGAGAAAAGTGAACGATGTGTCCAGCTCACACAAAACCTGGAAACTGTTCAGG AACAActggagaaaaaaacagcagagcAGGAAGAGGCTGCAGCCAAGATCCAACAGCTGGAGCAGCAGGTTCTCATG ACATCAGAAAGAAGTGAGGTTCCTGAATCATCACAGGATTCAACTGAAACTGAAAAAG CAGATGTGGTGATGCTAGAGCATCAGTTGTTAGAAAGAGACAACGAGCTAGCTGCTTTACAGGAGTCTCTGACACTGGCTGCAGATGGTGGCTCCAGAGGGGCATCGTCATCAGAGGAAGACTTTGTTCAGAGACCGGATCAGGACTCCATCACACCACCCACTCaagctgctgctgttctctctgATTTCATAGAAGATTCACAAGAAGAAGAGGCCACACTGGTTGCTGAGGACACCTCCGTCCTCTCCATTTCTGCTGATGCTGAGAGCAGTCCGGAACTTATTGGACACCAGTCCGAGTCTCCTGAAGAGTCCAAAGGAACATCCTCAGATGAAATGGTCACCAGTAGCGACTCTGAGGTGGTCCACAACAGCTGGACGCTTCTGGAAGCTGTGAACCAAGAAGGAGGTCAGGAGTGGCCCTCCGTCCCACAGGACTTTGGCCAATCGTGGGTAACAACTAGCATGGAGCAGGAAATCTCTACAGTCCAAAGTGAATCATCCTCTGTCGTCATCGGAGAGACAGTTGAGGTTCACTCGACTCAACAGAGTTCTTCCTCTGATGTCACCATGTCTTCAGGAGTTTTTGCACATGCTTTAGCTGAGGAGCTGCAGAAGAGGTACAGTGAACTTCTGGAGGAGGTGCAGAGGCTCAAAGATGCAGCAGTAGAGTCGCAAGAGAAAATCTGGAGCCTGAAGGAAGAAACACGGTTCCTCGCTGTGGCTAGAGAAGAAGCCGAGGCTCAGGCCCGTGACTCTGCCAGGGAGCTGGAGTCTGCAAGAGAGGAAGTGAAGAACCGTGTACAGCAGAACAGCTCCATGGTAGAGAAGCATGGCGTTGAGGCACAGCTCCAACAAGAGCAGATTGATGCTTTGAATGGTGAAGTAGTGTGCAAGGAGCAAAAGATCCAGACTTTACTGCAGACTCTGTCTGAGCAGGAGAGCGAGGCCCGGATGCTAAGCGCTCAGCTGGAAGACCGAGAGATGCTCTACTCTGAGCTGGAGAGGAAGTTTCAGGATATGGAAAACAGCATGTTGGAGTATTCACAAACCTCGGAGCTCAGTAATGAATCCATGTCCAAGAAGGACTCCGAGATCAGCGAGTTACATCTTCGTCTGAGCCAGAGAGAGGAGGAGGTGAGGGAGCTGAATGACATGTCTGCTAAACTCCTTCAAGCAGAGGAGGAAAAGTTTCAAATAAAAAGTGAAGTCAGTAAACTGAGGGAGCAGATCATGGAGCTTGAGAAAGTCAGAGATGACACGAAGGCAGCAACTCCTGAACCGGCTGATCATCCAGACGATGAACTTGTTAGTTTACGAAAAGAAAAGGAAGAGCTGGAAAGCCAGctgacaaccacaaaaaagaagctGCAGGCAGCTCTCGTGCAACGCaaagagctcatgaagaaggttGGTGAATTTGAGAAAGAGGCTCATGAACGTAGAGAAAAGAGTCAAACGAGTCCAGAAGATGAGCCTCAGTCAGAAAAATCTAAAGAACATGAGACTCAAGACGTGGAGGCTCAACTTGTGGAGCTCAAAGAATCTTTAAGATCCAAAGAAGAAGTCGTTcagaagctggaggagaaaataAACCACCAGGATCAAGTTCTGTCTGAAACACTCGCTCTGAATGAAAAGCTAACACAAGAAGCTGAAAACTCTCAGCAGGCTGAAAAGTCACCTGAAGCAAGTGCACTACAATCTCAGGTTTCCTCTCTCGAAGCAGAGATTGAAGCGCTTCAGAAGAAGCTTCATGAGGCTCAAGAGTCCCGCAAAGAAACGATCCGTAAAGCCAAAGAAAAAGACCGACATCATCGCGAACAAATGAAGCAGCAGAAAGAGGAATACGGCGAGCTGACTGATCGCTATGAGGTCCAGAGCGGAGAAAAAGAAGCTCTTCTTGAAAAACTTGCAGAACTAGAAATAAAAATTAGTTCAGAGAGCGAGAATGTTCCTCAAGAAGAACTTAAAATCGGGACTGGAAGGTCCGCTGTGAATGACTGGGTCCAAGAGGACTGGGTGGATTTTGTTTCTTCAGAAGTCAGTTCATCACAGCCACGATCCAGCGGTCCAGGTCCGCATCCCTCTACGCCGCCGGGCGACCACTCTGCACAGATAGAGGAGTCTCCGAACGCTCTCAGAGAGGAGATCGAGATTGTTCGACAGGCGAACACTAAACTAGAGCAGCAGTTACACGAAACGCGTGCAAGTCTGTCGCTGAAGGAGGCTCAGTTACTGGAGAAGGCTAACGAGCTGCAGGCGCTGAGAGAAAAGGAGAAACAGATTTATACACTCTCCGAAGAGATTAACAATCTAAGAGAAAAGTATCACCAAGCAGAGTCTTGCGCTGAAACGTTAAGGTCGGAGATGGAGGCTGCAGCTAAAACGTCCTCAGAATCCTCCATAACGGCACTTCAGGCTGAAGTGGAAGACTTCAGGCAGTTTCTCGACGACAAGAACCGTGAGATCCTGGAGCTCAGTCAGCAGCTCGGCGAGCAGAGCTCACTCATACGCTCGATGCACGACACCGTGTCGCAGAAAGACCAACTCATTGCTTCTTTACAAGAGGAGCTGAAGGCGGAGCAGGAAAAAACGCAGAAGCTGGAGGCCGAGTCGCCACAGAAACAGGAGGGAGACGACAAAGCAAAGGTTCAGCAGCTTCAACGAAAGCTCCAAGCTGCTTTGGTTTCTCGCAAAGATGCCTTGAAAGAAAACAAATCTCTGAAGGATCAGCTGGCTTCGGCTGAGAAGGCCGTAGATGGGCTGCAGCAGAAAATAGACTCTGCAGAAGAAGAGCTGGAGAACCTGAAAAGTGAGCGAGTTAGACTGATAGAGGAGGTGGATCAGACACTACTGGAGAACCAAAGTCTAGGCTCCTCATGTGAGAGCCTGAAGCTGGCAATGGAGGGTATAATCAGTGAGAAGGATGCCTGTAAGAGAGAAGTGGAACTCGCAAAGGAAGAAGCAGCAAAAGTGTGTGCAGAGTGGGAGGAGAAGGTGATGGGGATGAAAGAGGAGTACGAGACTCTGCTGAAGTCCTACGAGAACGTGAGCGATGAGGCGGAGAGAGTGAGGAAAGTCCTGGAAGCTGCTCGGCAGGAGAGACAAGAGCTGGCAGCAAAGGTAAGAAGTCATGAAGCCGTGAGGCACGAAGCTGAGCGTCAGGCAGAGGATGCTCAGAAAGAGGTGGAATCAGTGAAGGACAAAATGagaaagtttgccaaaacaaagcagcagaaaATATTAGAGTTGGAGGAGGAGAACGAGAGGCTCCGAGAGGAGCAGGAGAAGTCGGTGACAAAACGAGACAACGCGGCTCTCAAAGCTGAAGCTGAGCGGCTTCAGGACGAGGCTGGGGCTCTGAAAGCTGAACTGGAAGCCACGAAGGCAGAGAGAGACTCTCTAGAGCAGCAAATCGAAGATCTGAAAGAACAGCTTACTCATACGGTGGAAAGAAACCAGGAAATGTCAGAAACTCCACTCAACCACGCCGCTGTCATAGAGGAGGTTGTTACCGTGCAACGATCGGACACAATTATGACTACAACAGAGCGTGTTGAGAGAAAAGAAACCCAGGAAAATCAAATTGTTGCAGCAACAGAAACACATTCACAACACGCAGAAGCAGACCGGACCGACAACGATCAGACTTTAGTGGAAACGAGAGAGATTGGTGCAGAAAAGGAGCTGTGGCATGAACGGGAAGCTGAACTCCAAGCTGAGCTGGCCTCTCTTAAGCAAGATCTTCAGGAGACTAAAGAGAGAGCGAGTCTCTTCGAGAAGTGCCTTCTAGAGTGCAAGGAGAGAGAAAAGGGTCTAAGTGAAGATTCCTCAAAGAGAGAAACGCAGTTCAAGGAACTCCTCACATCCCTTGAGAGTGAAAAAGATAACCTGGAGGAGCGTCTAATGAACCAGCTGGCTCAGCTCAACGGGAGCATTGCGAGCTACCAGCAGGAAGCGGCCGACAACCGGGAACAGCTGACTGAAGTCCAGCGGGAGGTGGAGAGGTTGGAGAGGGAACGGGCCGAGCTGGAGGCTGAGGCTCAGAGTGAGACAGACCGCGCTGCCAGGCTGGAGGAGGACATGAGACAGGCCCGGCGGGAAAGAGCTGAAGCTGTAGCAGAGTCTGGGAAGCAGCGGGAGCTGGAGCAACAGCTGAGGTCTGCCCAGAGGGTGAAAGAAGGCAGCCAAAGCCGAACGCGtcagctggaggagctgctgagGGAGAAGCAGCTGGAAGTTCGGCAGCTACAGAAAGACTGTATCCGATACCAGGAAAGGATCAGCGAACTGGGTAAAGAGGCCAAGGCCCTGCAGCTGGGTCAGGAGGAGCTGCGCCGCAAACTGGAGCAAACACAACAGGAAAACTCTAAAACATCACACAACCTCAAACAAGCTGAAGAAGAGATGGTTGGCTGTAAAGCCCAACTGGCCGAGGCCCACAAACGGGCACAGGAAGTCTCGGCTGCAAAAATGGCGATCGAACAGAGCATTCAACAGAGAGAGGCAACGCTGAAAGCTGAGGCAGAGCAAACTCTAGACTCCGTGAGATTCAGACTGGGAGCTGAGCTGAAGGAGATGGAGCTGAGGCTGGAGGAGGCAGATGCAGAGAGGGAAAAGGAGGAGGAAGCAACCCTGGAAGCCAGACAGATGGCAGAAACGGCGGAAAAGCGAGCCCAGGAGATGAAAGCTCGTCTGGACGAGTCTCTAGCCAGGCTAGCGGCCTTTTCGCGCAGCATGTCCTCGCTGCAAGATGACCGGGACAGAGTTCTGGATGAAGCTCGGCAGTGGGAGTCTCGCTTCAACAGCACCCTGCAGGGGAAGGAGGCTGAAGTTCGTGAGGCTGAAACTCGGGCCAGAGAACTGGCAGATCAGCTTCAGAAAGAGTCAGCGCTGAAGGAGGAGCTTCAATTTTTAGTAAacgg ACTACAGAAAGCAGGTGAAGATTGGCAGCTGAGATTGGAAGAAAAAGAGAACAAGGCCACGGAGAACCAAGCTGCCTTAGAGCAGGAAAGGATGAAGCTGGACCAAACCACAGCAGAGCTTCTGTCTGCTCAAAGTGAAGCCCGCAGCCTTAAAACTGAGGCGGAGAGTCAGCTGCAGAGAGTCCGGGCTCTGGAGGAGGCCGTTGGTCAGCTGCAGGGTGAAGTCGATCAGGCCAGGGCTGAGCTGAGAGAGAGGGAGGCAGAAGAAAGGCGGCTGTGTCTGAACGTGGAGCAGCTGGAAACGGACCTGCGATCCTCCAAGGTCTTGACGGAGAACTTGCAGACGGAGTTGCATGAAAAGGAGAAGAGAGAAGTGGAGCTGCTGGGGGAGATAGAGCATGCGGTTGCTCGG GCTACAGAGGAGGCCAGGAAGGAGGCTGACAGCAGGGCGCaaggagcagaggaggagctGGAGCAGAGAAGAGCAGAAGTGTGTGATCTGGGAGAAAAACTACGGAAGGCCGAAGAGGAGGGCAACAACAGGAAAACCAAGCTGGACTCTTTCACGAAGGCGATGGGCTCTCTGCAGGACGACAGAGACCGAGTCCTCAACATGTACaagcagctggaggagaaacacaTTCAG GTAATCTTGGAGAAGGATGGTTTGATTCAAGAGGCGGCAGGAGAGAACAACAGTCTGAAAGAGGAGCTGCGCGCTCTGCTGGTCCAGAGGGATGACCTTTATGCTGAAAAGGCCAAACTGTCTGCTCAGCTTCACGGGTACCGAGACGAACTCAACCAGGTTCTAAGCATGAAGGACTCCCAACACAAACGACTTCTGGCAGCCCAGAGAGAGCGCATCGCGTCGTTGGAGAAGGAACACGAGGAGTTGGAGAGTCAGTTAAAGAGCCTGAGCAGAGCCAGACAGGAAGAGACGGGACAGCGAGTGGAGAACGAGAGTCTGAGTCGAGCTTCTAACGTCGGGTCGGCCGCGCAGGCGACGGATGCTCCTGGTGCAGAAGTGGAGAAGCTGAGGGAGCAGCTGCAGAAGGAGAGGGCTGAAAAAGAAGCTCTGGAGGAGCGCCTAAGCAGGGAGAGACATGAGCAGGAAAGCCAGAGCAAAGAGCTAGCTGAGCTACGATGGGAGGGTGGTGTGATGCGCACAGAGTCCGAGAGCGCTCAGGAGAGGGTGGCAGAGCTGGCCCGGGACCTCCTGACTGTTGAACAGAGGCTACTGCAGGAGACGGAGACGACAAAGCACCTGAGAGCAGAGAATCTGTCGTTTTCTAAAGCTATGGCTTCCCTCCAGGACAGCAGGGATCAGGCGCTACACAAGGTCAGGGAACTGAGCCTGAAACTGGAGACGAGCCAGGCAGGTGGCCAAGCAGCCCACAGCAGCCCAGGGGGGTCGACCGGGGAGGTGTGGGGCCTGAAGAATGCCCTACAAGCTCTGCAGAACGACCGGGAGAGACTG CTGGAGCAATTCGAAACCCAAACTGCTGAGCTGAAGAAGCACAAGTCTGAGCTGGCTCGACTGGGGGCAGGAGAGCTGATCAAAGTCAGCAAGGAGCTGTTTGAGGAGAAGACGAAGAACAAAGACCTGCTGGGTGTTCTAACACAGCTGGAGAACGCAGTAGAGATGGGCAAACGGGAAGTGGAGACACTGAG GTTGGAGCAGGTGGACTGGatggctcaagctgaacagctgaaaCAGCAGACGCTCGCCACACTCACAGAGAAGGACCAGCAACTGTGGCAGCTCACCTCCATGCTGGAAGAAGCTCGAGCTCAGAAACCCAAACTCCAGCCGGAACGCTTGCAGAGAGAA GGCACGGAGGAGCTGGACGGTGCTCCTGGAGCTCCACAGGAGCGAGGCAGCTTTGCCTACATAGCTGAGGTCAAAGAGTTGCAGCAGAG GCTGGAGGAAGAAACTCAGCAGAGgctggtggtggaggagcagctgatgGCGACGCAGGATCGACTCAAACG TCACAGCCAGACTACTTGGCACTCCGCACACGAGGGGGATTCCTCGGAGACCGCTGTATTTATCGAGCCGCCTGAAGGAGCCGTCACTCGG ACTCGAAGAGGCGGTCCGAGTTTGATGCGGATGCTCCGAGTGGCTTTCTGCTCCCGTCAGCGAACCCCTCTGCTGCTCAGCCTCTATCTGCTCACAGTGCACGTGCTGCTGCTCCTGTGCCTCGGTGGATACCTGTAA